The following coding sequences lie in one Sedimentibacter sp. MB35-C1 genomic window:
- the recR gene encoding recombination mediator RecR, with the protein MEQYTPPITKLIEELAKLPGIGRKSAQRLAFHILDMKGSDVLELAKAIVNAKKLTKHCKTCGNLTEGDVCGICGNVKRDHSVICVVEDVRDISAMERTKEYKGVYHVLHGTISPLEGIGPEDINIKGLITRLDSEVSEVILATNPTIEGEATAVYISRLIKPMGIKTTRIAHGIPVGGDIEYADEVTLIRAMEGRREI; encoded by the coding sequence ATGGAGCAATATACACCACCTATAACTAAGCTGATAGAAGAGCTTGCAAAGCTTCCCGGCATAGGAAGGAAATCGGCTCAACGCCTTGCTTTTCACATTTTAGATATGAAAGGCAGCGATGTGTTAGAACTTGCGAAAGCGATAGTTAATGCAAAAAAACTTACTAAACACTGCAAAACTTGTGGGAATTTAACAGAAGGAGATGTTTGCGGCATCTGCGGAAATGTTAAAAGAGACCATTCGGTAATTTGTGTTGTAGAAGATGTTCGCGATATATCAGCAATGGAGAGGACAAAGGAATACAAAGGCGTCTACCACGTTCTGCATGGTACCATATCACCTTTGGAAGGAATAGGTCCGGAGGACATAAATATTAAAGGTCTTATAACAAGACTTGATTCAGAGGTGTCAGAAGTTATTCTGGCAACAAATCCAACAATTGAAGGAGAGGCTACAGCAGTATATATATCAAGGCTTATAAAGCCGATGGGGATAAAGACAACGCGCATAGCTCATGGAATACCTGTGGGCGGAGACATAGAATACGCTGATGAAGTAACTCTTATAAGAGCAATGGAGGGTAGAAGAGAAATATAA
- a CDS encoding DMT family transporter, with translation MKLRSNGIIYAIIATLGFSIIPILAGIGISGGVSPSTMLFYRFFIAGMIFFVYCIISKREDILRTKKEFWYICVAGTIYSIQCISFFSAFRYVSPSIGEIIYYCYPLFVLLLARLFLNEKITKQKIVGITLSFMGTAIVLYAPWESLEVKGIVYVITAAFISAVYMIYTKKYIAGIDSAVLTMYLCFVCSSVYFVYSMINNEFTIILEPKIIFYLSILAFWSTVVGFFAFMKAVSLLSVGRVSVISLLEPIFTIVLSYIILKTKLTWLQIIGTAVILFAVYIYNKSSNIDSCDTIENS, from the coding sequence ATGAAATTAAGAAGCAATGGTATTATATATGCAATTATTGCAACTCTTGGCTTCAGTATAATACCTATACTTGCCGGCATAGGAATCTCTGGTGGGGTTTCTCCATCGACTATGCTGTTTTATAGGTTTTTTATAGCAGGAATGATATTTTTTGTATATTGTATAATTTCAAAGAGGGAAGATATTCTCAGAACTAAAAAGGAATTTTGGTACATATGTGTTGCAGGCACTATTTACAGTATACAGTGTATTTCATTTTTTTCAGCGTTCAGATATGTTTCTCCATCAATCGGAGAAATTATTTATTACTGTTATCCATTATTTGTATTGCTGCTTGCAAGGTTATTTTTAAATGAAAAAATTACAAAGCAAAAAATTGTAGGAATTACACTTTCCTTTATGGGAACGGCAATCGTCTTGTATGCTCCTTGGGAGTCACTTGAAGTCAAGGGGATTGTGTATGTAATAACAGCTGCTTTTATCAGCGCTGTATACATGATTTATACAAAAAAATATATTGCCGGCATTGATTCGGCGGTGCTGACAATGTATTTATGTTTTGTATGTTCAAGTGTCTATTTTGTGTACAGCATGATAAATAATGAATTTACGATTATACTTGAACCAAAGATTATTTTTTATTTAAGTATTCTTGCATTTTGGTCTACGGTTGTTGGCTTCTTTGCGTTTATGAAGGCAGTATCTTTGCTTTCTGTCGGGCGGGTTTCTGTCATATCCCTATTAGAGCCTATATTCACAATTGTGCTGTCATATATTATACTAAAAACTAAATTAACATGGCTTCAAATTATAGGAACAGCTGTTATTTTATTTGCTGTGTATATATATAACAAATCCAGTAATATAGACTCCTGTGATACGATTGAGAATAGTTAA
- a CDS encoding molecular chaperone has translation MNKSIAEETIFVVSKRLEIYEFLSFAFLNTPSEDILNSLRKNAEFFKELCPVNTDFLYEKSTDDFVQEYYDRFFVPTSKLFVPSHESSIRNRKIKKGKTIYGKIDSNETFHVKACYEMVDFKIRELNGFSPLKDNHYPDHVAFELAFMAYMVKLELSALKCGDEENSVKWKKLQNDFLDEHLSKWIGDYAELTEEKGNGMYSYLSCISAAWTVMDLEHLNEEFIKDREVI, from the coding sequence ATGAACAAATCAATAGCAGAAGAGACTATTTTTGTAGTAAGTAAGAGACTTGAAATATATGAATTCTTGTCATTTGCCTTTTTAAATACTCCATCTGAAGATATTTTAAATTCCTTGAGAAAAAATGCTGAATTTTTTAAGGAGCTTTGTCCAGTAAATACAGATTTTTTATATGAAAAAAGTACGGATGATTTCGTTCAGGAATATTATGACAGGTTTTTTGTGCCTACTTCGAAATTGTTTGTTCCTTCTCATGAATCTTCCATAAGGAACAGAAAAATAAAAAAGGGTAAAACAATTTACGGTAAAATTGACAGCAATGAAACATTTCATGTAAAAGCATGTTATGAAATGGTTGATTTCAAAATTCGTGAGCTAAATGGATTCAGTCCTCTTAAGGATAACCACTATCCGGATCATGTAGCTTTTGAACTTGCATTTATGGCATACATGGTGAAACTTGAACTGTCAGCATTAAAATGCGGTGATGAAGAAAATTCTGTGAAATGGAAAAAGCTCCAGAATGATTTTCTGGACGAGCACTTGAGTAAGTGGATTGGTGATTATGCAGAATTAACCGAGGAAAAAGGAAATGGCATGTATTCTTATTTAAGCTGTATTTCCGCCGCTTGGACGGTTATGGATTTAGAGCATTTGAATGAAGAATTCATTAAAGACAGAGAGGTGATATAG
- a CDS encoding YbaB/EbfC family nucleoid-associated protein produces MSKGRRMPMGMPGGGNMNNMMKQVQKMQKQMEDMQKELEQAEMEATAGGGAITVRVTGKKDLLEVKIDPEVVDKDDVEMLEDMIVAAVNEAFRKVDEKKENEMNKVTGGLNIPGLF; encoded by the coding sequence ATGAGCAAGGGTAGAAGAATGCCTATGGGAATGCCCGGAGGCGGAAATATGAATAATATGATGAAGCAGGTTCAAAAAATGCAAAAGCAAATGGAAGACATGCAAAAAGAGCTTGAGCAGGCTGAAATGGAAGCAACTGCAGGTGGAGGAGCGATTACAGTTAGAGTAACTGGAAAGAAAGATCTTCTTGAAGTTAAAATAGATCCCGAGGTAGTAGATAAGGATGATGTTGAAATGCTCGAAGATATGATAGTGGCTGCAGTTAATGAAGCATTTAGAAAAGTTGATGAAAAGAAGGAAAATGAAATGAATAAAGTTACGGGTGGATTAAATATTCCCGGGTTATTTTAA
- a CDS encoding 4Fe-4S dicluster domain-containing protein, translating into MKKYGMIIDLKRCVGCHACTISCKMENEIPEGCFNTWVEEWDTGKYPNVSRVKLPKMCNHCVDAPCIEACPVDATFAVEGGIVVVDEEKCIGCGACVSACPYDARYMNSATNKAGKCTFCIQRAEAGMMPACVSTCISHARFFGDLNDPDSEVSKLMAENKTEGLKEELGLELNVKYIGLKDALKNGEPEERYRGGK; encoded by the coding sequence ATGAAAAAGTATGGAATGATTATAGATTTAAAGCGCTGTGTGGGATGCCATGCGTGTACCATAAGCTGCAAAATGGAAAATGAGATTCCGGAAGGCTGCTTTAACACTTGGGTTGAAGAATGGGATACTGGCAAATATCCGAATGTATCAAGAGTAAAATTACCTAAGATGTGTAATCACTGCGTGGATGCGCCGTGTATCGAAGCTTGTCCCGTAGATGCAACATTTGCCGTTGAAGGCGGTATAGTAGTTGTAGATGAAGAGAAATGCATCGGTTGCGGAGCGTGTGTTTCTGCATGTCCTTATGATGCAAGATATATGAACAGTGCAACAAACAAAGCAGGAAAATGTACATTTTGCATACAAAGGGCAGAAGCCGGAATGATGCCGGCATGTGTAAGCACGTGCATATCCCATGCAAGATTCTTCGGAGATCTCAATGATCCAGACTCAGAGGTAAGCAAGCTTATGGCTGAAAACAAAACAGAAGGCTTAAAGGAAGAACTGGGTCTTGAGCTTAATGTTAAATATATCGGACTAAAGGATGCGTTGAAGAACGGAGAGCCGGAGGAACGTTACAGAGGCGGAAAATAA
- the dnaX gene encoding DNA polymerase III subunit gamma/tau, which yields MSHQAIYRKFRPKTFDDVLGQEHVTRTLKNQIMTDNIAHAYLFSGIRGTGKTSTAKIFSRAVNCLNNHDGNPCNECEICKSILNETNMDVIEMDAASNNGVEDIRELRDKVKFLPVKSRYKVYIIDEVHMLSKGAFNALLKTLEEPPEHLLFILATTEPQKIPATILSRCQRFDLKRIKSDVIVENMKSICEEIGIEYDEKALSLIAANSEGAMRDAQSILDRCISFNEDKIDYETVINLLGTVNYQVVLEAANYMVDKDIKSTMVLVDDILNRGKEILSFLDELIVCFRNMMIIKSTGLTDNIIRMSEEEAGDLKKLSNRVSIDEIVEFIEELSSAQLECKRALNPRVLLEAKLIKMLNKVEDLNIGSLINRIEELENSIKNGNTATVIKTKPPAGRHVAAETRKKSAPAGNALNPENFEIKKQDTSEKIVKEEQFENKSDEAIYNAIINNWQAILKKVRSENAGLQAIIRESRLHEVKNKKAVFEFDPKFTFHINAANQPKNKVKFKEVLSGILNEECEVEFTIKKDEKPIKPKHTIEDIYEDVVREFGEEIVEFKQED from the coding sequence TTGTCACATCAAGCAATATACAGGAAATTTCGGCCCAAAACATTTGATGATGTTCTTGGACAGGAGCATGTTACAAGGACGCTAAAAAATCAAATAATGACGGATAATATCGCTCATGCTTATCTTTTCAGCGGTATAAGGGGAACAGGCAAGACTTCCACGGCAAAAATATTTTCAAGAGCTGTAAATTGCCTTAATAACCATGACGGCAATCCGTGCAACGAATGTGAAATATGTAAAAGCATCCTGAATGAAACCAATATGGATGTTATAGAAATGGATGCTGCTTCAAATAACGGCGTTGAAGATATAAGAGAATTACGCGACAAGGTTAAGTTTCTTCCCGTAAAGAGCCGATACAAGGTATACATAATAGATGAAGTTCATATGCTTTCAAAAGGAGCATTTAATGCTCTGCTCAAGACGCTTGAAGAGCCTCCGGAGCATTTATTGTTCATACTTGCAACGACAGAACCTCAAAAAATTCCGGCTACAATTCTGTCGAGATGTCAAAGGTTTGATTTAAAAAGAATTAAATCTGATGTAATTGTAGAGAATATGAAAAGCATATGTGAAGAAATTGGTATAGAATACGATGAAAAAGCGTTAAGTCTTATTGCAGCAAACTCGGAAGGTGCAATGAGAGACGCACAGAGCATACTGGACAGGTGTATATCATTTAATGAGGATAAAATCGATTATGAAACTGTGATAAATCTTCTTGGGACGGTAAATTATCAGGTCGTGTTAGAAGCTGCTAATTACATGGTAGATAAAGATATAAAAAGCACCATGGTTTTGGTAGACGACATATTGAATAGGGGTAAGGAAATTTTATCTTTCCTTGACGAACTGATAGTTTGCTTCAGAAATATGATGATTATAAAGTCAACCGGTTTAACTGATAACATAATCAGAATGTCGGAAGAAGAAGCAGGAGATCTGAAAAAATTAAGCAACAGGGTTTCCATTGATGAAATCGTTGAATTTATCGAGGAGCTTTCGTCTGCTCAATTAGAATGTAAACGTGCCTTAAATCCTAGGGTCTTATTGGAAGCTAAGCTGATAAAAATGCTCAACAAGGTTGAAGATCTAAACATCGGTTCATTGATTAATAGAATAGAAGAACTTGAAAATAGTATTAAAAACGGAAATACGGCAACTGTTATTAAAACAAAACCGCCTGCCGGCAGACACGTTGCGGCTGAGACTAGGAAAAAATCTGCTCCAGCAGGAAATGCTTTGAACCCGGAGAACTTTGAAATTAAAAAACAAGATACTTCAGAAAAAATTGTTAAAGAAGAACAATTTGAAAATAAAAGTGATGAAGCAATATACAATGCCATTATAAATAATTGGCAGGCAATACTTAAAAAGGTAAGAAGTGAAAATGCAGGACTTCAAGCAATAATACGAGAGTCTAGATTGCATGAGGTTAAAAATAAAAAAGCTGTATTTGAATTTGACCCCAAATTTACTTTTCATATAAATGCTGCAAATCAACCAAAAAATAAAGTGAAATTCAAGGAAGTTTTGAGCGGAATTTTAAATGAAGAGTGTGAAGTAGAATTTACGATAAAAAAAGATGAAAAACCAATTAAACCCAAACATACAATAGAAGATATATATGAAGATGTTGTAAGAGAGTTTGGAGAAGAAATAGTGGAATTTAAGCAGGAGGATTAA
- a CDS encoding molybdenum cofactor guanylyltransferase yields MNKFGTAMILAGGKSSRMGFDKQFIKINEKRIVNIIAAKLEKEFDEIIIITNKADEYKESKYRIAEDVIKGKGPLSGIHAGLSICTSKYAFVVACDMPNINIDYIKYMKSIIESNDVQGCVTKYENWIEPFSGFYSKDILVNIEKQLKSNMRSINKLLKELDIYYINEKKAREFSPTWDMFLNLNTKDDLNNYLEVTDSID; encoded by the coding sequence ATGAATAAATTTGGAACAGCGATGATTTTGGCAGGAGGTAAAAGCTCAAGAATGGGCTTTGACAAACAATTCATAAAAATCAATGAAAAAAGAATTGTAAATATAATAGCGGCAAAATTAGAAAAAGAATTTGACGAAATAATTATAATAACCAATAAGGCTGATGAATATAAAGAATCAAAATATAGGATTGCCGAGGATGTTATAAAAGGTAAAGGACCATTATCAGGAATACATGCCGGACTTAGTATTTGCACGTCAAAATATGCATTTGTGGTGGCTTGTGACATGCCCAACATTAACATTGATTATATTAAGTATATGAAGAGTATAATAGAAAGCAATGATGTGCAGGGATGTGTAACTAAGTATGAAAACTGGATAGAACCCTTCAGCGGGTTTTATTCAAAGGATATTTTAGTAAATATAGAGAAACAGCTGAAATCAAATATGAGATCTATTAATAAACTGCTTAAGGAACTGGACATATATTATATAAATGAAAAGAAAGCTAGGGAGTTTAGCCCTACGTGGGATATGTTTTTAAATTTAAATACTAAAGATGACTTAAACAATTATTTAGAGGTTACTGACAGTATAGATTAA
- the tatA gene encoding twin-arginine translocase TatA/TatE family subunit: MFKMGATELILILGIALIVFGPGKLPEIGKALGKSITEFKTHANKSYDATIEKSEDKE, from the coding sequence ATGTTTAAAATGGGTGCAACAGAATTAATTTTAATACTTGGCATTGCGTTGATAGTATTTGGACCAGGAAAGCTGCCGGAAATTGGAAAAGCATTGGGAAAATCTATAACTGAATTTAAAACTCATGCCAATAAATCCTATGATGCTACGATAGAAAAATCAGAGGACAAGGAATAA
- a CDS encoding selenophosphate synthase, which produces MNIRQIRDLTVIDFDENRFLGIACDSCGGIGLKEHDVVKVEPKVSAYHTGKVVLAELMSMGFVPLIMADGLAVEMNDTGKQLIEGFNEVISKVKSTKIHLTGSTEENIPTVQTSMGITCIGMCEKSKLKYKKTSKNDICMLIGLPLVGNDVVNNPDKILDIDDFEKLYLCKHIKEMLPIGSRGTGAELADLCEYNNLKIKYSDNICINLKQSGGPSCSCIVTADKQHADEIKNLINKPFNLIGTFY; this is translated from the coding sequence ATGAATATTAGGCAAATAAGAGATTTAACTGTAATAGATTTTGATGAGAATAGATTTTTAGGTATTGCATGTGACTCATGCGGAGGAATAGGATTAAAGGAGCATGATGTTGTAAAGGTAGAACCTAAGGTTTCAGCATATCATACAGGCAAGGTTGTTCTTGCAGAGCTTATGAGCATGGGCTTCGTTCCTCTCATTATGGCTGACGGGCTTGCCGTTGAAATGAACGACACAGGTAAACAGCTTATCGAAGGTTTCAATGAAGTTATATCAAAGGTTAAATCGACAAAAATACACCTGACAGGCAGCACAGAGGAAAACATACCCACAGTTCAGACTTCAATGGGTATTACCTGCATAGGCATGTGTGAAAAAAGCAAATTAAAATATAAAAAAACCTCAAAAAATGATATTTGCATGCTTATAGGACTTCCCTTAGTAGGAAATGACGTTGTTAATAACCCGGACAAAATATTAGATATTGATGATTTTGAAAAGTTATATCTATGTAAACATATAAAAGAAATGCTTCCAATAGGATCAAGAGGAACCGGTGCTGAACTGGCAGATTTATGCGAATACAACAATCTCAAAATTAAGTACTCCGATAATATCTGCATAAACCTAAAACAATCCGGGGGACCTTCGTGCAGCTGTATTGTAACTGCAGACAAGCAACATGCCGACGAAATAAAAAATCTTATTAATAAGCCGTTTAATTTAATAGGAACATTTTATTAA
- a CDS encoding molybdopterin-dependent oxidoreductase, giving the protein MRPDINNAEYILYEGAFPGHSGKPMQTIARQIKFGVNEGSLKYSVVDPVLVGGAVTPLYKKGEWVPIKPATDNAFGMALIRWIIENERYNKKFLCSPNYDAAVSKGFNSWTNAAHLVIDDPEHPNYRKMLRAEDLGMETGKDEKDIFIVIDNLTKQHDRFDKVSEADLFFEGKVAAADGKEIQVKTSFLHLKDSAFSHTIKEYSNACGVPEEKIKEIANEFTSHGTKVAMDGMGSTATANGADITMISYILMSMAGSLNKKGGAIIRRNSYKSASDGPRYRVSVIPDAPKKSGIRISRTGVSYESTSEYKNKVANGENPYPSKMPWHPVGSASDNQAVFSIVNKYPYQAKIVFNWMANPLLAVPAAAKKEVLEALKSTDNVPLFISCDPYMGEMTALADYIIPDTTPYESWGLANIEGNFSGKGLTLRWPIVEPATPKLPDGRHTSFETFIIDVAKKINLPGFGDRAMFDANDNLLPLNSREDYFVRGIANMAYDGEPVSDISKDEMDMQDLENAMKDWKNSVTEEEWPKVLKVISRGGRFEDHGAGFDGDNHKYPYKGAVNFYVESFANGINSMTGEHYRGVAAWNPESFSDGTLIADTFPESQWPFKAANYKPKFRSISMLSNSSIMRDLSKHNYVELNSEDAASLGIRTMDLVKVVPATGGDFTGYALVREGIAKGTIGIAYGYGHWEYGSKEYSIDGKPNGGNKDLGAGVHLMNILDPKVNGLFGISESSTGGPGRNGGAYRIEKV; this is encoded by the coding sequence ATGAGACCTGATATAAACAATGCAGAGTACATATTGTATGAAGGAGCTTTTCCTGGGCACAGCGGAAAGCCTATGCAAACTATAGCAAGACAAATAAAATTTGGGGTAAATGAAGGCAGCCTGAAATATTCTGTAGTGGACCCTGTGCTTGTTGGAGGCGCAGTAACTCCATTATATAAAAAAGGTGAATGGGTTCCCATAAAGCCTGCCACTGACAATGCATTCGGGATGGCACTTATAAGATGGATTATTGAAAATGAAAGATATAATAAGAAATTTTTGTGTTCTCCAAATTACGATGCTGCAGTATCCAAAGGGTTTAACAGTTGGACCAATGCTGCGCACCTAGTTATAGATGATCCTGAGCATCCTAATTACAGAAAAATGCTTAGGGCAGAAGATTTAGGTATGGAGACAGGCAAAGATGAAAAGGACATATTTATTGTAATCGATAATTTAACAAAACAACATGACAGGTTTGATAAAGTAAGCGAAGCAGATTTATTTTTTGAGGGAAAGGTTGCTGCTGCAGACGGAAAAGAAATACAAGTTAAAACTTCATTTTTACATTTGAAGGATAGCGCCTTTTCACATACTATAAAAGAATATTCAAACGCATGCGGAGTGCCTGAGGAAAAAATAAAAGAGATTGCAAATGAGTTTACTTCTCACGGAACAAAGGTAGCCATGGATGGTATGGGAAGCACTGCTACAGCTAACGGTGCAGATATAACTATGATTAGTTATATTTTAATGTCTATGGCTGGAAGCCTAAATAAAAAGGGCGGAGCTATTATTAGAAGAAATTCGTATAAATCGGCAAGTGACGGACCTAGATATAGAGTAAGTGTCATACCTGATGCACCAAAAAAATCAGGAATAAGAATAAGTCGTACTGGGGTAAGCTACGAAAGTACTTCTGAATATAAAAATAAGGTTGCAAATGGTGAGAATCCATATCCATCCAAGATGCCTTGGCATCCTGTGGGAAGCGCGTCTGATAATCAGGCTGTTTTTTCTATTGTTAATAAATACCCTTATCAGGCAAAAATAGTATTTAACTGGATGGCAAATCCTTTGTTGGCTGTTCCGGCAGCGGCAAAAAAAGAAGTGTTGGAAGCTCTTAAAAGCACTGATAACGTACCGCTGTTTATTTCATGCGATCCTTATATGGGTGAAATGACTGCTCTTGCAGATTATATAATACCGGATACAACTCCTTATGAGAGCTGGGGACTTGCAAATATCGAAGGGAACTTTTCAGGAAAGGGTCTTACATTGAGATGGCCTATAGTTGAGCCTGCAACACCTAAGCTTCCTGACGGGAGACATACTTCTTTTGAGACATTTATAATAGATGTTGCAAAGAAAATAAATCTTCCGGGATTTGGAGACAGGGCAATGTTTGACGCAAATGATAATTTACTTCCTCTTAATAGCAGAGAAGATTATTTTGTAAGAGGTATTGCCAATATGGCATATGACGGAGAACCGGTATCAGATATTTCAAAAGATGAAATGGACATGCAAGATTTAGAAAATGCAATGAAAGACTGGAAAAATTCCGTTACGGAGGAAGAATGGCCTAAAGTGTTAAAGGTAATTTCAAGAGGTGGCAGGTTTGAGGATCACGGTGCCGGATTTGACGGAGATAATCATAAATATCCATATAAAGGTGCTGTAAACTTCTATGTTGAAAGCTTTGCTAATGGTATAAACTCAATGACAGGCGAGCACTATAGAGGAGTTGCCGCATGGAATCCTGAATCATTCTCCGATGGAACGTTAATTGCCGACACGTTCCCTGAATCACAGTGGCCGTTTAAAGCTGCGAATTACAAGCCTAAATTCAGAAGTATAAGCATGCTTTCTAACAGTTCCATTATGAGGGATTTGAGCAAACATAACTATGTGGAGCTGAACTCTGAGGATGCAGCTAGTCTTGGAATTAGAACTATGGATCTTGTAAAGGTAGTACCTGCAACTGGAGGCGATTTTACAGGATATGCTTTGGTCAGAGAAGGAATAGCAAAAGGAACTATAGGAATAGCATACGGATATGGACATTGGGAATACGGAAGCAAGGAATACAGCATAGACGGAAAGCCTAATGGAGGGAACAAGGATTTAGGTGCGGGAGTTCATTTGATGAATATATTAGACCCTAAAGTTAATGGATTGTTCGGAATTTCAGAATCATCCACAGGCGGTCCTGGAAGAAATGGTGGCGCATACAGAATAGAGAAGGTATAA
- a CDS encoding DNA polymerase IV: protein MIVMHIDVNSAFLSWTAAYEMQTGIERDILKIPSVVGGNEKNRHGIVLAKSIPAKKYKIQTGMSLMEARKLCPNLFVVPPNYQVYVRASKSLREYLNTFTPDVQVFSIDECFLRFTDLGKNKALSLAHVIRRGVYDNFGYTVNVGVSENKLLAKQAGDLEKPDKCHTIFPEEVEEKLWPLPIEDLFMVGRKTKPKLNKLGIYTIGDLAKSDYNMISSLFKSHGRLIYNYAWGRDDSTFKGRDAIKSIGNSSTLKFDVTDTETAHAIILSLVEMTACRLREADMMCRVVSIGIKDKDFNYTLRQKKLLYFTSCTNEIYKNICILFDRCWNKRPVRQLGVSVSDLELANFQQLSIFKDRNELNNEKLDKVIDVIRKKYGDTSVIRGVFANNELTPILGGYPDDEYPDMSSTL, encoded by the coding sequence ATGATTGTTATGCATATAGATGTGAATTCTGCATTCTTGTCTTGGACTGCTGCATATGAAATGCAGACCGGAATAGAAAGAGATATACTTAAAATCCCGTCTGTGGTAGGAGGAAATGAAAAAAACAGACATGGCATAGTTTTAGCAAAATCTATACCTGCCAAAAAATATAAGATACAGACAGGCATGTCGCTTATGGAAGCCAGGAAGCTTTGCCCTAATTTATTTGTGGTGCCTCCGAACTATCAAGTATATGTTAGGGCGAGCAAGTCTTTGCGTGAATATCTTAATACTTTTACACCCGACGTACAGGTTTTCAGCATAGATGAGTGTTTTTTAAGATTTACCGATTTGGGCAAAAATAAAGCATTAAGTCTGGCTCACGTAATAAGAAGAGGTGTCTACGATAATTTTGGTTATACTGTTAATGTGGGAGTTTCAGAAAATAAACTTCTTGCCAAGCAGGCTGGAGATTTGGAGAAACCTGATAAATGTCATACTATATTTCCGGAGGAAGTAGAAGAAAAGCTTTGGCCGCTGCCTATTGAGGATTTATTTATGGTGGGACGAAAAACCAAGCCAAAGCTAAATAAATTGGGCATTTATACAATAGGTGATCTTGCAAAATCGGATTATAATATGATATCGTCATTGTTTAAATCTCATGGACGCTTAATTTATAATTATGCCTGGGGAAGAGACGATTCAACTTTTAAAGGCAGGGATGCAATTAAAAGTATAGGAAACAGCAGTACTTTAAAGTTTGATGTTACGGACACTGAGACAGCTCATGCAATAATTCTCAGTCTTGTGGAGATGACTGCGTGTAGGCTGAGAGAGGCTGATATGATGTGCAGGGTTGTAAGTATCGGAATTAAAGACAAAGATTTTAATTATACTTTACGGCAAAAAAAATTATTATACTTTACAAGTTGTACTAATGAAATTTATAAAAATATTTGCATATTGTTTGACAGGTGTTGGAATAAGAGGCCTGTCCGTCAATTGGGAGTTTCTGTCTCAGATTTAGAATTAGCAAATTTTCAGCAATTAAGTATATTCAAAGACCGCAATGAGTTGAACAATGAAAAATTGGATAAGGTAATAGATGTTATTCGTAAAAAATACGGTGATACTTCTGTGATCAGAGGAGTTTTTGCAAATAATGAATTAACACCGATTTTGGGCGGTTATCCGGATGATGAATATCCGGATATGAGCAGTACTTTGTAG